The Vanessa tameamea isolate UH-Manoa-2023 chromosome 8, ilVanTame1 primary haplotype, whole genome shotgun sequence DNA segment tcctatgttattttatttttatacaatatttttagactTATCTAATATCGACGAGAGTgttatggatattttttataataaataagtacaaaaaGAACTAACAATTCGtccattaagttttttttaatcaatacttGCTTTCGTGAGTAGCTTTTTATATAAAGGAAAAATTTAAGTTAATGcctcaattaatttttatatgattccATATAGAAATGCatgtcttaaataatttatgttttatttttatagaattccTTCAATCACGAGACAATGTCACGTAAACTGAaggatttctttttattttagtaaaacattttagttgCCATAACCACTAGTCTTCTTGTATTGGCACTGGTGTTAATTGCCTATTCATTCAACGCAGATTTTCACGTATTGTTATTGGTTTTTAAACAGAAAAAGTCGAGTAGCAGACGTCGTGCCAGCGGCGCTCCATCGAGCCGTGAAAGGTAAAAtatggttttaaattaatattattataatacttagatTATGTCATACAAacttcacttaatatttcaGCTCGCCAGTTAAGcaagtaaaagaaaaacaattggaACGTCCACACGAATATCAAGAGAATAATGCTCGTAAAAAGAATCGTGACCGTGAAGAACGCCATCAGAGACACGAGGAACAAACTCGGAATACCCGACAAGTTGATTCTAGTAGACGCAGAGATGACAGAAGTCGGTCAGTGGAACGGAGATCTTCACCAGAATACAGAAGACGAGACGAACGTAGATCACCAGTATATAAACAAAAGTCATATGTAGAAAAAGTCGATAGGCGAAGAGAATCTTCAAGAGATGAGTCAGATCGAGCAAGGTCCTCTAAACAGTCTAAACGTGATCGTCATCGGTCGCCTTCTGAGTCGGATGTTGAAGAACCGCCtcaaaaaaaaactgacaaaaGAGATAAAAGATTACCAAGACAATCGAGCGAATCACCGCCTCCAGAAAAAAGACGACGGAAGAGCCCATCTCCTAATAATAAGAAAAGAGAAGGAAGTCAATATAACCGAAGAGATAAATCAAAAGAGGAACTTCaacaacaaaaagaaaataaaaggaCAAGAAGGAGTGAATCGCAAGAATATAAAAGCAGGAGAAATGATGATTACCGAAAACACGATGAAGAATTTAACAAAAGAAACAAAACTGATCATGACAGACACTACAAGGAAAATCGAAATGAAACATCAAAACGAAGAAGAAATCGTAGTTCATCAAGAGAGAGGCCAGACACTTTTAAAGAACATAGAGAACGATCTTCAGTGAGTAAATACAAAAAGAGAGACTCTCGTCAAGAATCGGAATTGTATTACAAGAATACCAGACATAACCGATCTCCTTCCTCTGATACGGAAGCGGAGACGCCTCAAAAGCAAAAAGATACTAAAGTGTCTAACAGCAAATCACGTCATAATAAAGAAAGAAATGAATCTCCAACGAAAGAAAAACGCAGACGGAGTCCTTCGGTTGAATACACAAGAAACGAAACCCCCGATCGAAGACCCGTTGACCGTAAAAGTGATAAGAAGAAATCCAGTTCTAAAACagttgaaaataaaacgaaaaagaaGTCCCCAACGCCCGTAGAGAGATGTCGTAGAACAACACAAAGTAGATCAAAGTCTACTTCGATAGAACGCAagaattcaaaaaaagaaaaacaaaaaagtagcACCCCAATCATAAAATCCAAAGTAGTATCAGAAAGACGTATTTCACCCAGACCAGAACAAAAGGATAGGAATGATAAGGACCGAAGTACCCGCAAGGAATCTCATAAAGGACACTCTAGATCGCGTTCGAAAAATCGGAGTCGAAGCACGTCCAGTCTTAGTTACTCGCCGGCGCGTCGCAGTCCCGAAAGGTATCGTGACATTATCGAAAAACTACCcgaaaaagataaaagaaaatacataaaGTCGCCGTCAGATCTTCAACcgaagaaaaagaaaattaaggAGGTAACTGAAACGTACAAACCGAAAGCTGTATGTATGAGGAGTTCATCGAGTGAAATGGAAGATTCCGAAGATGATTTTTTAAGACTAGATGATCGAGCTCGTCAGGAGGAACTGGATTTTAAAGAACTAAatagattaaaagaaaaactagcTCAAATGGCAAAAGCTTCAATAGAGCGAAAACGAAATGAAGAATCTAACGGACCTTCGACGTCCCACTCTACTCGCGAAGATAAGGTCGAAGAAGATAAACCTAAAAACGAAAGTCCAGTCGTGGTCGAGAAAGTGGACATTCCTAAAGTTAATAAGAAAAGTCCAGAAAAAAGCGAGACTCCTAAAAAGGATAGTCCGGTAAATGTCGAAAGTTCCCCGGAAGTCAAGAAACGAGGTAGGAGTAAGTCTCGGCGAAGTTGGTCACGTTCGACACGACGATCGCGAACACGATCACGTTCAAGAGGCAAGTCGTCGCGGTCCCGGTCACGGTCTAGGTCTCGTTCGAGAACACCATCCCGATCATCTCGCTCAAGATCTCGGTCCTACTCGTCATCAAGGTATTGATATCATCTGACATTtctttaaaagtttataattaaattaatttgagcgCTTATTGAGTTTGAGAAGTGTATACGTCTTCCAAAAAAATACTGTGCTATATTTTTCCATATACCATGCCCTGTAAATGTATCTACAGGTTATGTCATACTTCATTATCGGTTTATTCGTATTAAGtcaatttttctatataataacaattatatttcatgtaaaacCCCTCAATTGAAAATACATTGTTTAACTCGGGATAAATAAGCCAACTAAAAAATttccttaataaaaatttttcaTGATACGATGTTCATTTATCGCAAATATTAGACATCGGGTTGAAAcgtggtataaatatttttaatgagttagattttgatttgaatacttAGTAATTTTTGTACACTTCAATTATATGGACTTTTCGTAATCATCTCTTATCATTATTACGTATTATACTAGTctgataaactttaaattatataattataaactttcaGGCGTTCTCGTTCAAGTCGCTCCAGCTCCTACAGCAGCAGAAGTTCATCGAGATCATCTCGCAGTTCATCTCGGTCAACGCGCTCGTCAAGGTATGTTAATCActcaactaaaataaataatttgtaagcgttttaaaagaaaaacagatTTTaccaattcaattataaatcgCCAGCAATGTGGCGGTTATAAGATTCGATCGAATGAAGATGGTGTTCGTAAATtctgtttacatttaaaacgaCTCAAGTTATAGagcataaatagtttttaattaaatatacaataaattaacgtAAAATTTCGATTTTTCCGAACTCGTTTAAAACGCGATGCATGCGATACGTACACGTATACGTGACAGAACAATGACGGGCGTGTACGCCGATTACCGTAGATCGAGCGGGACGCGCTCCCGATCGCCCTCGATACCTCGCCGCGCAGGATCGCCGAGCTTCTTGGATAGGAGGCGAATTACGAGGTACTACACGAGTGCTTTTGACGTTTGAACAGTATGGCGGCCGTGACGTTCATTATCGGAAAAAATAGCGGCTTGAAGTTTGACACGATTCTTGTACTATCTATGACGACTATATTGTCACTAACGATACGCTATTTCGACAAATTTCATTTCACTTTCACAAAACTCGGGTCTAACTGGGTCTTTTATacgtcaaaaatctaccaatataatgctattttttattactaatatcatgattttttcttgtaatttaatcggttcgaattatttatgaaacgtttttatttatttcgcacTAGGAAGAAACAACTCGTAagcaaataatattctaaacaaACATCAAAAGCACTGTATTCGTTAGGGCGTGTACATAGCAAACTAAATGACATTTATCCAGCCGTACGTGCAATAAATGTCATTGTGAGCAGTTTGATAGTTGTTTTAACATGTTTTGTGTGTCGCTTGACTGGTAATTTATTAGtgggctttattttttttaaccatataAGGATATATTTTTGGTGTATTCTTACtcaaagagaaaaaatatatcctcGTATggggaagtttttttttttatttgcagccatgttacattttgttttttttttttgtttatagaaaAAAGTCACGAAATTCTAGCACGAGTTCAGAAGACACGAGTAGTAATTCGGAATAGTGAAGTGCtagataatattagtataagtaatatgtatgttttaaacccataatatatattcataaatccACACGTAGTTTCTTATTGAATTCTTGAATCATTACATATCTGTATTAAAGTATCTAATTTATATCGACGTCATTTTTCCCCGTATTTACGAATAGTAAATTTGTTAAACATTTTGAAGCGCTTTTAATTTTTCGAGTGGGCAACATTAACATagcaatgttttttaattaataccaaTATTTTGTCTGGATACTAACCAGGGTGTGAcacttagtttaatttaaaagttttacttaaaaatatattaaattgtcaacagaataaaattgaagataatttttatgtttatctttaatCAATTGAATCCATAGACAGTAAATTGAGTCGAAGATCAAACCTGAATATAGATAAAAGTATTTCTAAAGTATAGTTATGAGTTTCTTTTTCTTCCGTAGCGCGCCCATAATAGATCTCACATATACATCAAAGAAATACAAGTATCGAAGAAGATGattgaatgtatattatatataatgtcaatatttcacgaagCGACGCCAGGTGTAGAAGTGCTATGTTTAAGGACATTTAAAGTGTGTTTTATGTTTCAATTTTGTGTGTGTACCACATTaaagtttattgtaaatttattatttgttttatttttatttttttgcatggTAGAACATTACCGCCATTGATTTCACTTGTGATTAGAGCAATTAGCGCATGTGTCCATGATCTACATTCAGAGGTAAGCTTTTATTGTGTTCTTAGCTGTATTTAgtaacattatacataatatttttttaaattatgtttcataattttttttttaaagaacctATGTTAacactttttatcttaaaatcgtatgattaatttaattataactaagtAATCAATGTCGAGTCATATTATTCGcatgtgtaattatttaaacttgcaTCTTACTGTGCTTAACACACTAACATTGTGTTTACTAACAAAATAACAGCGCCCGCAAACGCCCAATTCCATATCGTCGGCCAACACCCTCCACCCCCTCGAGCCGCAGTTACAACAGCAGCAAGTCCTCTCAGAGAAGCTGGTCACGATCCCCTCGCCCTGAACGCGAATAAtctaaacattaaaacaaatcaatgaGGCAGCCCACGTTcactataaattgattttatcgtAGGcgatataaaactttattttatacaaacttacatAATGTCGTTATCCGCtagttaaaatgaaatttaatgacAGTTTTTCGTGATAGCGATTAAGATAAAAAAGCAATCAACTGTTTGAATCTTTGTAATTCGCCAGTTCTATTTTGAGAGTCtcgatttaaaaaacttatcaatttactttattagttGTAGACTGCCTGTATTGATGATacgatttaaattaagttttgtcATAATTATGAACTTCTATTgtgaaatatattctattattagtCAATAGCATCCACTTTCAACGAAGTCTTGATATTTGTAATGAAAGCGTTCGAATGAATTTCGACGTTTTACAATTACTTCATGTGACTTTAACCAGCGAACTATTAATtccgtaatatttatttaaacagaaagtatttttaagtaggtaaatttcatattatctCGTTTTCTCTAGtcattatttaatctatatttatttattaactttattctgtaaataatagCTTTTTAAAAGTATTCGATTTCGGTAAGGAACATGATTGTCGTAAAAGTAAGTTCTAGTCCTTGATttacttttgttaatatttattttttatttgttaataatttattttgaacgtTTGGATAAAACAATGATGTACTCTAGTCTCCTATTgaggatatttatataaacattagaaTAATgtgcaatatatttaatgaaattatatttacactatTTATTGATTATGGTTTCtagtcatttaataatttatttttctgaaaatatacaaaagtattgtcgtaaactaaatttgattttatcgtAGCTAAAGAgatttcatttttcaatttctcaaaaattttgtattttttgtcaaatactttgtcttaaataaaattgtcatctTATTGGCTTTGTTACagccatatttaaaaacaagtttgGTGTAATAGTGTAACCATAGGtttaggttattttattataatgtacttaATTAAGAAACTTCAAGTTGAAAAAGCAATAAATGGAACGGGACGATATTAGGATAATACTCATGaacagtaaataaatgtaatttattaataacagaaattgtaaaaaaaatagagcAAAGATTTATTTCTTAACGCTAAAGCATACATTGCATACCAGTCGATTTGATCTCGAccattataaaaagtttattatacaaacagTACTACGTATATCAAAGTTTCATAGGTTTTTGctgttgtcaaataaaatacataaatcgtAACgtgttttttattctatttttttttatcttatgacTTGACAATGGAATGTtctgtgtaaaataaatttccaaattatataattatttataaaagttcttaaaaaaatataatcacttATCACAAAGAACTGACTACAAAATCaatcgtatataaaaaaaagattcaaaaatatttatgtataaattggtATTACATAAacgtaataatatgtttaaaaaaatatcaaatacaaatttatatatattatatacaatttaaataccgccctaataaataaatagcggagataaaaaatcctttaatatcaccaattacattattttgcttATCTCCATCACCATATTGGTATATACATTAttctttaaatgtaatatttattccttCTTTTGAGTCTGTTGCCGTCTCTTTGACGCTACAAACATCGCCCAACCGAAGCCAACGAAATTCATAAACAAGACCCTGAGCTGAAACAAGaacaaattatcatattatcaaAGAGGATAAAATGTttagttaattacaataattcgtCTCTGATTTTCAAACTTcgtgtaatcatttttatacattGTCGTCAGACGCGGGTCACATGGTTTGTGGAACATGACCTTTacttgtttttgatttatttcataaacaaattgtacgcttaaacatgtatttttatcatatttatatattataattcatataagatACGTACTTATgtacgtattttatatactactGAATACTCTTTACGAGAACATGCGGGagtgtttacaaataaacatgTTTTGAAGAGGAAACTACAAGTTAAgcaagataataaatttaaacaaaacaagtcTTTCGGCCTTAACAGGGAAAAACTACTTTGTAACTATTAACTAGCAGAATCGAagactttataaattaatgtttatagcATGCTATACtcaaaacttaaaatatgta contains these protein-coding regions:
- the LOC113396224 gene encoding serine/arginine repetitive matrix protein 2 isoform X1, with amino-acid sequence MYNGIGLETPRGSGTNGYVQRNWASVRKTKDTVNYRTEDDIAKLDCASNKQPNQEILDHERKRKIEVKCAELEDTLEEQGLPKEEIAARVAAFRAKLAEAGSGEKDVPRDEFGRVTVRETHAVAEAQQEKNARLRDAFGISPRFVEGTSLDPERRARDEAQKYPLVRTPSHEREDRDTHVAKKKKKRSATPEAKKSKKKKSKKNKKEKQESSKKKKKRSKSPNTESSSSSEADTESSSEDERQKKKKKKSSSRRRASGAPSSRESSPVKQVKEKQLERPHEYQENNARKKNRDREERHQRHEEQTRNTRQVDSSRRRDDRSRSVERRSSPEYRRRDERRSPVYKQKSYVEKVDRRRESSRDESDRARSSKQSKRDRHRSPSESDVEEPPQKKTDKRDKRLPRQSSESPPPEKRRRKSPSPNNKKREGSQYNRRDKSKEELQQQKENKRTRRSESQEYKSRRNDDYRKHDEEFNKRNKTDHDRHYKENRNETSKRRRNRSSSRERPDTFKEHRERSSVSKYKKRDSRQESELYYKNTRHNRSPSSDTEAETPQKQKDTKVSNSKSRHNKERNESPTKEKRRRSPSVEYTRNETPDRRPVDRKSDKKKSSSKTVENKTKKKSPTPVERCRRTTQSRSKSTSIERKNSKKEKQKSSTPIIKSKVVSERRISPRPEQKDRNDKDRSTRKESHKGHSRSRSKNRSRSTSSLSYSPARRSPERYRDIIEKLPEKDKRKYIKSPSDLQPKKKKIKEVTETYKPKAVCMRSSSSEMEDSEDDFLRLDDRARQEELDFKELNRLKEKLAQMAKASIERKRNEESNGPSTSHSTREDKVEEDKPKNESPVVVEKVDIPKVNKKSPEKSETPKKDSPVNVESSPEVKKRGRSKSRRSWSRSTRRSRTRSRSRGKSSRSRSRSRSRSRTPSRSSRSRSRSYSSSRRSRSSRSSSYSSRSSSRSSRSSSRSTRSSRTMTGVYADYRRSSGTRSRSPSIPRRAGSPSFLDRRRITRKKQLRPQTPNSISSANTLHPLEPQLQQQQVLSEKLVTIPSP
- the LOC113396224 gene encoding serine/arginine repetitive matrix protein 2 isoform X2 — translated: MYNGIGLETPRGSGTNGYVQRNWASVRKTKDTVNYRTEDDIAKLDCASNKQPNQEILDHERKRKIEVKCAELEDTLEEQGLPKEEIAARVAAFRAKLAEAGSGEKDVPRDEFGRVTVRETHAVAEAQQEKNARLRDAFGISPRFVEGTSLDPERRARDEAQKYPLVRTPSHEREDRDTHVAKKKKKRSATPEAKKSKKKKSKKNKKEKQESSKKKKKRSKSPNTESSSSSEADTESSSEDERQKKKKKKSSSRRRASGAPSSRESSPVKQVKEKQLERPHEYQENNARKKNRDREERHQRHEEQTRNTRQVDSSRRRDDRSRSVERRSSPEYRRRDERRSPVYKQKSYVEKVDRRRESSRDESDRARSSKQSKRDRHRSPSESDVEEPPQKKTDKRDKRLPRQSSESPPPEKRRRKSPSPNNKKREGSQYNRRDKSKEELQQQKENKRTRRSESQEYKSRRNDDYRKHDEEFNKRNKTDHDRHYKENRNETSKRRRNRSSSRERPDTFKEHRERSSVSKYKKRDSRQESELYYKNTRHNRSPSSDTEAETPQKQKDTKVSNSKSRHNKERNESPTKEKRRRSPSVEYTRNETPDRRPVDRKSDKKKSSSKTVENKTKKKSPTPVERCRRTTQSRSKSTSIERKNSKKEKQKSSTPIIKSKVVSERRISPRPEQKDRNDKDRSTRKESHKGHSRSRSKNRSRSTSSLSYSPARRSPERYRDIIEKLPEKDKRKYIKSPSDLQPKKKKIKEVTETYKPKAVCMRSSSSEMEDSEDDFLRLDDRARQEELDFKELNRLKEKLAQMAKASIERKRNEESNGPSTSHSTREDKVEEDKPKNESPVVVEKVDIPKVNKKSPEKSETPKKDSPVNVESSPEVKKRGRSKSRRSWSRSTRRSRTRSRSRGKSSRSRSRSRSRSRTPSRSSRSRSRSYSSSRRSRSSRSSSYSSRSSSRSSRSSSRSTRSSRTMTGVYADYRRSSGTRSRSPSIPRRAGSPSFLDRRRITSARKRPIPYRRPTPSTPSSRSYNSSKSSQRSWSRSPRPERE
- the LOC113396224 gene encoding serine/arginine repetitive matrix protein 2 isoform X10, whose amino-acid sequence is MYNGIGLETPRGSGTNGYVQRNWASVRKTKDTVNYRTEDDIAKLDCASNKQPNQEILDHERKRKIEVKCAELEDTLEEQGLPKEEIAARVAAFRAKLAEAGSGEKDVPRDEFGRVTVRETHAVAEAQQEKNARLRDAFGISPRFVEGTSLDPERRARDEAQKYPLVRTPSHEREDRDTHVAKKKKKRSATPEAKKSKKKKSKKNKKEKQESSKKKKKRSKSPNTESSSSSEADTESSSEDERQKKKKKKSSSRRRASGAPSSRESSPVKQVKEKQLERPHEYQENNARKKNRDREERHQRHEEQTRNTRQVDSSRRRDDRSRSVERRSSPEYRRRDERRSPVYKQKSYVEKVDRRRESSRDESDRARSSKQSKRDRHRSPSESDVEEPPQKKTDKRDKRLPRQSSESPPPEKRRRKSPSPNNKKREGSQYNRRDKSKEELQQQKENKRTRRSESQEYKSRRNDDYRKHDEEFNKRNKTDHDRHYKENRNETSKRRRNRSSSRERPDTFKEHRERSSVSKYKKRDSRQESELYYKNTRHNRSPSSDTEAETPQKQKDTKVSNSKSRHNKERNESPTKEKRRRSPSVEYTRNETPDRRPVDRKSDKKKSSSKTVENKTKKKSPTPVERCRRTTQSRSKSTSIERKNSKKEKQKSSTPIIKSKVVSERRISPRPEQKDRNDKDRSTRKESHKGHSRSRSKNRSRSTSSLSYSPARRSPERYRDIIEKLPEKDKRKYIKSPSDLQPKKKKIKEVTETYKPKAVCMRSSSSEMEDSEDDFLRLDDRARQEELDFKELNRLKEKLAQMAKASIERKRNEESNGPSTSHSTREDKVEEDKPKNESPVVVEKVDIPKVNKKSPEKSETPKKDSPVNVESSPEVKKRGRSKSRRSWSRSTRRSRTRSRSRGKSSRSRSRSRSRSRTPSRSSRSRSRSYSSSRRSRSSRSSSYSSRSSSRSSRSSSRSTRSSRKKSRNSSTSSEDTSSNSE
- the LOC113396224 gene encoding peptidyl-prolyl cis-trans isomerase G isoform X3, which gives rise to MQRGRASRREHNNRLVFERLWRGTFQAVLADPQRRPRASSHDPNPDLSVEPMQGTSTIQDPLEPALRTILEGLRSCCCRCSCTQNRNNVNNNLQVCLSNPEERKSMRSVISVRETHAVAEAQQEKNARLRDAFGISPRFVEGTSLDPERRARDEAQKYPLVRTPSHEREDRDTHVAKKKKKRSATPEAKKSKKKKSKKNKKEKQESSKKKKKRSKSPNTESSSSSEADTESSSEDERQKKKKKKSSSRRRASGAPSSRESSPVKQVKEKQLERPHEYQENNARKKNRDREERHQRHEEQTRNTRQVDSSRRRDDRSRSVERRSSPEYRRRDERRSPVYKQKSYVEKVDRRRESSRDESDRARSSKQSKRDRHRSPSESDVEEPPQKKTDKRDKRLPRQSSESPPPEKRRRKSPSPNNKKREGSQYNRRDKSKEELQQQKENKRTRRSESQEYKSRRNDDYRKHDEEFNKRNKTDHDRHYKENRNETSKRRRNRSSSRERPDTFKEHRERSSVSKYKKRDSRQESELYYKNTRHNRSPSSDTEAETPQKQKDTKVSNSKSRHNKERNESPTKEKRRRSPSVEYTRNETPDRRPVDRKSDKKKSSSKTVENKTKKKSPTPVERCRRTTQSRSKSTSIERKNSKKEKQKSSTPIIKSKVVSERRISPRPEQKDRNDKDRSTRKESHKGHSRSRSKNRSRSTSSLSYSPARRSPERYRDIIEKLPEKDKRKYIKSPSDLQPKKKKIKEVTETYKPKAVCMRSSSSEMEDSEDDFLRLDDRARQEELDFKELNRLKEKLAQMAKASIERKRNEESNGPSTSHSTREDKVEEDKPKNESPVVVEKVDIPKVNKKSPEKSETPKKDSPVNVESSPEVKKRGRSKSRRSWSRSTRRSRTRSRSRGKSSRSRSRSRSRSRTPSRSSRSRSRSYSSSRRSRSSRSSSYSSRSSSRSSRSSSRSTRSSRTMTGVYADYRRSSGTRSRSPSIPRRAGSPSFLDRRRITRKKQLRPQTPNSISSANTLHPLEPQLQQQQVLSEKLVTIPSP